From Vibrio fortis, a single genomic window includes:
- a CDS encoding phospholipase D family protein: MLARKRISLSLLLIATLGGCSSLPEQVNHAQEPVVAPQQGVLWNVSHQHPAQPNEIGHSAVLIQEAGWDALAQRIALVESAEHSIDIQYYIWNSDNTGGYLASRLLAAAERGVKVRVMLDDINLNEREALLNALDAHPNVEIRIFNPTPSRSGFSKWFSFLSDFSRLNRRMHNKSFTVDGVFSVVGGRNIGDEYFDYSDEINFRDRDVLVRGEVVTEIQSSFVEYWNSQWSYPVEMLGDADSTDLSLLDQAALPRYKNYPDLPIGQEASQRFLSELAPQMTWVEAHFVYDRPIPVDAGETNQPKETAVILGELAEQSKQEILLESAYLVFDDGQLEEWQMLNNQGVEIKALTNSMASNDLVTNHSAYAGRRQDMLEHGIELFELRPDSGLCEVSTRDADKCAPKTAYGLHAKSVVFDNRVASIGSFNFNLRSTYLNTESVLLIDSPEVATQLADTINEAMDINNSWRLDLEDGDVRWYSSDQSWDKEPETGKWERAQSGFLQLLPIEKYL; encoded by the coding sequence ATGCTTGCGCGCAAACGCATCAGTCTCTCTTTGTTACTCATTGCTACGCTAGGTGGCTGTTCTTCGTTACCAGAACAAGTAAATCATGCTCAAGAACCGGTTGTGGCACCACAGCAAGGTGTGCTTTGGAATGTGAGTCATCAACATCCAGCACAGCCGAATGAAATTGGCCATAGTGCGGTACTTATCCAAGAAGCGGGTTGGGATGCTTTGGCTCAACGTATCGCGCTGGTGGAGAGTGCTGAACATAGCATCGATATTCAGTACTACATTTGGAACTCCGATAATACAGGGGGCTACCTTGCTAGCCGTTTGCTAGCGGCGGCTGAAAGAGGCGTTAAGGTGCGTGTGATGCTTGATGACATCAACCTTAACGAGCGCGAAGCACTGCTCAATGCCTTAGATGCTCACCCCAATGTAGAGATCCGTATTTTTAACCCAACCCCAAGTCGCAGTGGTTTTTCAAAGTGGTTTAGCTTTCTATCGGATTTCTCGCGTTTGAACCGACGCATGCACAATAAATCGTTCACGGTCGATGGCGTATTCTCAGTTGTTGGCGGACGTAATATTGGTGATGAGTATTTTGATTACTCTGATGAGATTAACTTCCGAGATAGGGATGTGTTGGTTCGCGGCGAGGTTGTCACAGAGATTCAAAGCAGCTTTGTCGAGTACTGGAACAGTCAATGGTCTTACCCAGTTGAGATGCTAGGTGATGCCGATTCGACCGACCTCTCTCTTCTGGATCAGGCCGCACTGCCTCGTTATAAAAATTATCCAGATCTGCCTATCGGGCAAGAAGCATCTCAGCGTTTCTTAAGTGAGTTGGCGCCACAGATGACATGGGTCGAGGCGCACTTTGTTTATGATCGCCCAATCCCTGTCGATGCAGGTGAAACCAACCAGCCAAAAGAGACGGCAGTGATACTAGGTGAGCTGGCAGAGCAGTCAAAGCAGGAAATTTTGCTAGAGTCGGCCTACTTGGTGTTTGATGACGGTCAGCTTGAAGAGTGGCAGATGTTGAATAATCAAGGTGTTGAGATTAAAGCGTTGACCAACTCGATGGCTTCAAATGATTTGGTCACTAACCACTCTGCCTATGCGGGAAGACGCCAAGATATGCTTGAGCATGGCATTGAGCTGTTTGAACTGCGACCAGATTCTGGACTTTGTGAGGTATCCACTAGAGATGCAGATAAATGTGCGCCGAAAACCGCATATGGTCTGCACGCTAAGTCGGTGGTGTTTGATAATCGTGTTGCAAGCATTGGATCGTTCAATTTTAATCTACGCTCAACGTACCTAAATACGGAATCGGTACTGTTAATAGACAGCCCTGAAGTGGCAACGCAATTGGCGGACACGATCAACGAGGCGATGGATATTAACAACAGCTGGCGCTTAGACTTGGAAGACGGCGATGTACGTTGGTACTCCAGTGATCAAAGCTGGGATAAAGAGCCAGAAACCGGCAAATGGGAGCGAGCGCAATCTGGATTCTTGCAGTTGCTACCGATAGAAAAATATTTATAG
- a CDS encoding TrmB family transcriptional regulator: MSELVIKLMDFGFTKTDALVYINLLKNGRASGYKIAKEIALSRSSVYSSIDNLYTNGYIFMSDGDTKEYEAKSPELIFSQIEKKTVENINILKTELSKMMLQEEKEFVYNLTGFENLLQKAKEIINQANLEIYLNTDFNLNLFEKELCDAIERGVRVIGFSFNKMAKPHEKIELYSRSENEETEYPSHRFMCVADMKLALMFSHREETLGLYSNNRLIVKMIAEHIHSDIYLTEYERLEPEKRVRVNTIHEQHNSMVLDDLKKQ; encoded by the coding sequence GTGTCAGAGTTAGTGATCAAATTAATGGATTTTGGATTCACCAAAACCGATGCACTTGTTTACATTAATTTGCTTAAGAATGGTCGTGCGAGTGGGTATAAGATTGCTAAAGAGATCGCTCTTTCTCGCTCATCAGTCTACTCGTCGATTGATAATCTATATACCAATGGCTACATCTTTATGTCTGATGGCGATACCAAAGAGTATGAAGCCAAGTCACCAGAGTTGATCTTTAGCCAAATCGAAAAAAAGACCGTTGAAAATATCAATATTCTCAAGACTGAACTATCAAAGATGATGCTTCAAGAAGAGAAGGAGTTCGTCTACAACCTAACTGGGTTCGAAAACCTTCTTCAGAAAGCGAAAGAGATCATCAATCAAGCGAATTTAGAAATTTACCTCAATACGGATTTCAATTTAAACCTGTTCGAAAAAGAGTTGTGTGACGCGATTGAACGTGGTGTTCGAGTGATAGGCTTTTCGTTCAATAAGATGGCTAAGCCACACGAAAAAATTGAGCTCTACTCGCGTTCTGAGAACGAAGAGACAGAATACCCTTCACACCGATTTATGTGTGTTGCCGATATGAAGTTGGCACTGATGTTCTCTCACCGTGAAGAAACTCTAGGCTTGTATTCGAATAACCGACTGATTGTTAAGATGATTGCTGAGCACATTCACAGCGATATTTATCTTACGGAATATGAGCGCCTAGAGCCTGAAAAGCGAGTTCGTGTTAATACCATCCACGAACAACACAACTCGATGGTTCTGGATGACCTAAAGAAACAATAA
- a CDS encoding TonB-dependent receptor translates to MKTEKGSFKLSTVALAVAAVSSVFTAQAQDHTTDEKMVVVSSRTPKAISDIPGTVWYIEPQQIEQEYRGGKSLGEILAGAIPSLDVSSGARTNYGQNLRGRKMLVMIDGVSLQSSRQISRHLDSIDPFNIERIEVLSGATSIYGAGASGGVINIITKKADGEELEFESYVGGTSGFNSGEDFDYKVGQSISGGNETVQARSSVIYTETQGFFDANGDIVTPDISQGSLQFNKTLDFLTTVGVNVSETKKLNFLAQYYDSQQDSPYGLYIVGRDFVDVRKGFDSDREHGTERIMLSASYIDEQFLGHQLIAEASYRKEDQTYTPYFQSSGQQITDVLSLKAALAKDFGRFNIVYGVDAYQDTLESNQALYDPTIANNSGNLINKTFAEVGRYPGVEVASIAGFVQAGFDITNDWSVEGGFRYQYMKNTIDDFVGYQQQKQIAAGNGTSADAVPGGETDYGVGLFNLGTVYHLNSDSQVWANFSQGFDLADPAKYYGQGNYTLVGDHWTLNDSINVNDSKMSGIKTNSFELGYRLDTGDLSLQSAAYYSQSDKNVKYNKNTLLIEEIDDKKRVYGLEALASYWVHENVQLGASGHYVVSEVKGDNGWEDQSAGEASTSKANAWAGWYEADLSLKVQSQTMFDHEDDSDNKLNGYTVFDLIGTYQLPVGSLGFGIQNLLNKDYTTIWGQRAQILYATHYESAAYDYRGRGRTYTLNYQVKF, encoded by the coding sequence ATGAAAACCGAAAAAGGAAGTTTCAAACTTTCCACAGTCGCTCTAGCAGTAGCGGCGGTAAGTTCCGTATTCACAGCCCAAGCGCAAGATCACACCACCGACGAAAAAATGGTAGTTGTATCTAGCCGCACCCCAAAAGCCATTAGCGATATTCCAGGTACAGTTTGGTACATCGAACCACAACAGATCGAGCAGGAATACCGAGGCGGTAAGTCCTTAGGCGAAATCCTAGCAGGCGCTATCCCATCTCTGGATGTGAGCAGCGGTGCTCGTACTAACTACGGTCAAAACTTACGTGGTAGAAAAATGCTAGTGATGATTGATGGCGTGTCCCTGCAATCTTCACGTCAAATCAGCCGCCACCTCGACTCTATCGACCCATTCAATATTGAACGTATCGAAGTGCTATCCGGCGCAACATCAATCTACGGTGCTGGTGCTTCCGGCGGTGTAATTAATATCATCACCAAAAAAGCAGATGGTGAAGAGCTTGAGTTTGAATCCTATGTTGGCGGTACATCAGGCTTCAACTCGGGTGAAGATTTTGACTACAAAGTTGGACAATCGATCTCAGGCGGCAACGAAACTGTTCAAGCACGTTCGTCTGTTATCTACACTGAAACTCAAGGTTTCTTTGACGCGAATGGCGATATCGTTACACCGGATATTTCTCAAGGATCTCTGCAATTCAATAAAACGCTCGATTTCCTAACGACTGTTGGCGTTAATGTCTCTGAGACGAAAAAGCTCAACTTCCTAGCTCAGTATTACGACAGCCAACAAGACTCTCCATATGGCTTATACATTGTTGGGCGTGACTTCGTTGACGTTCGTAAAGGTTTTGATTCAGATAGAGAACATGGCACCGAGCGTATCATGCTGAGTGCGTCATACATTGATGAGCAGTTCCTTGGCCACCAGCTAATTGCTGAAGCGTCATATCGTAAAGAAGATCAGACTTATACACCTTATTTCCAATCTTCTGGTCAGCAAATCACTGATGTGCTCTCTCTAAAAGCGGCATTGGCGAAAGACTTCGGTCGCTTCAACATCGTTTATGGTGTGGATGCTTACCAAGACACGCTCGAAAGTAACCAAGCGCTTTACGATCCGACCATTGCTAACAATTCGGGTAACCTCATCAACAAGACTTTCGCTGAAGTCGGACGCTATCCAGGTGTTGAAGTCGCGTCTATCGCGGGCTTTGTTCAAGCAGGCTTCGACATCACGAATGATTGGTCTGTAGAAGGTGGCTTCCGTTACCAATACATGAAAAACACCATTGATGACTTCGTAGGCTACCAGCAACAAAAACAGATCGCTGCAGGTAATGGTACTAGCGCAGACGCAGTTCCTGGCGGTGAAACGGATTACGGTGTTGGTCTTTTCAACTTAGGCACGGTATATCACCTAAACAGTGACTCACAAGTTTGGGCAAACTTCTCACAAGGCTTTGATCTCGCCGATCCCGCTAAGTACTACGGTCAAGGCAACTACACCTTGGTCGGCGATCACTGGACGCTTAATGACAGCATCAATGTGAATGACTCTAAGATGTCAGGTATCAAGACCAACAGCTTTGAACTCGGCTACCGCCTAGACACTGGCGACCTAAGCTTGCAATCAGCGGCTTACTACTCTCAGTCTGATAAGAATGTTAAGTACAACAAAAACACATTGTTAATCGAAGAGATCGACGACAAGAAACGTGTTTATGGCTTAGAAGCGCTTGCTTCTTACTGGGTACATGAGAACGTTCAGCTGGGTGCATCTGGCCACTACGTTGTTTCTGAAGTGAAAGGCGATAACGGCTGGGAAGACCAATCTGCAGGTGAAGCGAGCACATCAAAAGCGAACGCTTGGGCAGGCTGGTACGAAGCAGATCTATCTTTGAAGGTTCAAAGCCAAACCATGTTTGACCATGAAGATGACAGCGATAACAAACTCAATGGTTACACCGTCTTCGACCTTATTGGTACTTACCAACTACCAGTGGGCAGCCTAGGTTTCGGTATTCAAAACCTGCTTAACAAAGACTACACCACGATTTGGGGTCAACGTGCGCAGATTCTTTACGCAACACACTATGAATCAGCCGCTTATGACTACCGTGGCCGCGGGCGTACTTACACTTTGAACTACCAGGTTAAGTTCTAA
- a CDS encoding ATP-binding cassette domain-containing protein: MPYLQANNISHQFSNGDVIFENLSCVMTDSRVGLIGSNGAGKSLLAAMLLKLTAPYEGTVSEPKSFVFYQQQTEHRFNDGETIAEFLGVSKILGALKKVASGDCDPYWFEVVGDNWNLEQHLKDDLLRLGLPPQPDFLCEQLSGGQRAKLLLWQAFDSECELLVLDEPSNHLDYESKQWLMDAMQHFNGGILLISHDRELLRNMNEIWELSTLGLRTFGGNYDDYAAQNEAEQKAVERQLNHNLKQQKLLEKQAQRNREKAEQRAAQGTKQRKNGSQPKILMDAKKGKATANMANRLRNENLRRTHLDDKAQCLEARYAKSQSQSLYLGQSDVRSKKVLSVINGRLPFSEHDPITFQLYSNSKLYLEGKNGIGKSTLLNVLRGQRSLVDGELQISAPVCYLDQYFGAINLDLSMLDNLTQACPNLSMSEARTLLAGIGFRRDSVNRSAQVLSGGEKMKLAMLMVSHQLNQPILLLDEPDNHLDIESKVILAKALAQYQGGYILVSHDLDFVHESGVEQTLRLSALHT, translated from the coding sequence ATGCCATATTTACAAGCAAATAATATCAGCCATCAATTTAGTAATGGCGACGTCATTTTTGAAAATCTCTCATGTGTTATGACCGACTCTCGCGTTGGTCTTATCGGGTCAAATGGTGCGGGTAAGTCGTTGCTCGCAGCTATGCTATTGAAACTGACAGCGCCCTATGAAGGAACAGTGTCAGAGCCAAAAAGCTTCGTCTTTTATCAACAACAAACAGAGCATCGTTTTAATGATGGCGAAACCATCGCGGAGTTCTTAGGTGTATCTAAAATATTGGGTGCGTTAAAGAAAGTTGCGTCTGGGGATTGTGACCCATATTGGTTTGAAGTGGTTGGAGACAATTGGAATTTAGAGCAGCATTTGAAAGATGATTTGCTGCGTTTAGGTTTACCTCCACAACCGGATTTTTTATGCGAGCAGCTTAGTGGTGGTCAACGAGCAAAATTACTGTTGTGGCAAGCGTTTGATAGTGAGTGTGAGCTCTTAGTGCTAGATGAACCTTCAAACCATTTAGATTACGAGTCAAAGCAATGGCTTATGGATGCCATGCAGCACTTCAATGGAGGGATCTTGTTGATCAGCCACGATCGAGAGTTGCTGAGAAACATGAATGAGATCTGGGAGTTATCAACCTTAGGCTTACGAACTTTTGGCGGTAATTATGACGATTACGCAGCGCAAAACGAAGCGGAGCAAAAGGCGGTAGAGCGTCAACTCAATCACAATCTCAAACAGCAGAAGTTGCTAGAAAAGCAAGCGCAGCGTAATCGTGAGAAAGCAGAGCAGAGAGCCGCGCAAGGAACTAAACAACGAAAAAATGGAAGCCAGCCTAAGATCTTGATGGATGCCAAGAAAGGGAAAGCGACCGCGAATATGGCGAATCGCCTAAGAAATGAGAATTTGCGGCGCACGCATTTAGACGACAAAGCGCAATGCTTAGAAGCTAGATACGCGAAAAGCCAATCTCAATCTCTGTACTTGGGACAGAGCGATGTACGAAGTAAAAAGGTGCTGTCTGTCATTAATGGCAGACTACCGTTTTCTGAGCATGATCCAATCACCTTTCAGCTTTACTCTAATAGTAAACTCTATCTTGAAGGGAAAAATGGCATTGGGAAATCGACTTTGTTGAACGTGCTGCGTGGACAACGATCTTTAGTCGATGGTGAGTTACAAATTAGCGCCCCGGTGTGCTATCTCGATCAGTATTTTGGCGCGATTAATCTCGACCTCTCAATGCTTGATAACCTGACTCAAGCGTGTCCTAACTTGAGTATGAGTGAGGCTCGGACTTTGCTCGCCGGCATTGGTTTTCGTCGTGACAGTGTTAATCGCAGTGCTCAAGTTCTTAGCGGTGGAGAAAAGATGAAGTTGGCGATGCTCATGGTGAGTCATCAACTCAACCAACCTATTTTGTTGCTCGATGAACCAGATAACCATCTCGATATAGAGTCGAAAGTCATACTGGCGAAGGCGCTCGCGCAGTATCAAGGAGGGTATATTCTGGTGAGTCATGACCTAGACTTTGTTCACGAATCTGGTGTTGAGCAAACTCTGAGGTTGAGTGCTCTTCATACCTAG
- a CDS encoding TetR/AcrR family transcriptional regulator: MSVKDQKRGRPKVGDRQLSAEGILATAKVMMREGGKIPSIRALATQLGVDAMAIYHYFKNKSELLEAITVSLMQEIVEPDDRLDWKDNIYRLSTSYLTILNDHPGLLETLLTMKSLSPVEVFSQRFEASIASLNLSEEQRNTARDLLVDYLHGYALALNCNPDRTELTAEMIEKPMELYYLALLALNK; this comes from the coding sequence ATGAGTGTCAAGGATCAAAAACGTGGTCGTCCAAAAGTGGGGGATCGTCAGCTCAGTGCCGAGGGGATTTTAGCTACGGCCAAAGTGATGATGCGAGAAGGCGGCAAGATCCCGAGCATTCGTGCGCTCGCGACCCAACTGGGTGTGGATGCAATGGCCATCTATCACTACTTCAAAAACAAGAGTGAGTTGCTTGAAGCGATTACAGTCTCACTGATGCAAGAGATCGTGGAGCCTGATGATCGGCTTGATTGGAAAGACAACATTTATCGACTGAGTACCAGTTACTTAACGATTCTAAATGATCACCCAGGGTTGCTAGAGACGCTCCTAACGATGAAGTCATTAAGCCCAGTAGAGGTGTTTAGCCAACGATTTGAAGCATCGATAGCATCTCTTAATTTGTCGGAAGAACAGAGAAACACCGCCCGAGATTTGTTGGTCGACTATCTTCACGGCTACGCACTGGCGCTGAACTGTAACCCAGACCGAACCGAGTTAACCGCCGAAATGATAGAGAAACCAATGGAGCTTTATTACTTAGCTTTGCTGGCTCTAAACAAATAG
- a CDS encoding ROK family protein — translation MSDSVVMGISIDPQSIHSVTNTSSGREVYRNVQNCPDDSPKLLECLKQLVSSTVWRFGKITTVVISVCEHLHTFRGSSNNRLSLVNAAQLAIDLSNHFGFDCSIVNASQAGFASDSNLLNAVDGAALSVSLDVGCSLSFYKNGKWSAQSLCRHWAHSPLPDFQWLIDGLTPVCRCGREACIEQFLSIEGIERQYHQVVLQDKSLADIFSGVEEADTHSTRVYRAFIDQLARSLLSPIEELAPKQLVLSGFATAYPSLNKELKVALSRYHSSESLPVIIQNSQDSFVFAYGAALMAIKNNNNHLRS, via the coding sequence ATGAGTGACTCTGTTGTTATGGGGATCTCTATTGATCCCCAATCCATCCATTCTGTTACGAACACCTCCTCAGGGCGAGAGGTGTATCGTAATGTCCAAAACTGTCCGGATGACTCACCCAAATTATTGGAGTGCTTGAAGCAGTTAGTCTCAAGTACGGTTTGGCGATTCGGGAAGATAACAACAGTCGTCATTAGTGTATGTGAGCACCTACATACCTTTCGTGGCAGCAGTAACAATAGGTTGTCACTCGTAAATGCAGCTCAGCTAGCCATAGACTTAAGCAACCATTTTGGCTTTGATTGCTCGATAGTGAATGCTTCACAAGCGGGCTTCGCTTCGGATAGCAACTTGCTTAATGCTGTCGACGGCGCGGCTTTGAGTGTGTCGCTCGATGTAGGCTGTAGCTTAAGTTTCTATAAAAATGGCAAGTGGTCTGCACAATCACTGTGTCGCCATTGGGCGCACTCACCACTGCCAGATTTTCAGTGGCTGATTGATGGTTTGACGCCGGTATGTCGCTGCGGTCGAGAGGCGTGTATCGAGCAGTTTTTATCGATAGAAGGCATTGAGCGTCAATATCACCAGGTGGTGCTTCAAGACAAATCCTTGGCGGATATCTTCTCAGGTGTGGAGGAGGCAGATACCCATTCGACTCGGGTGTACCGAGCCTTTATCGATCAGTTGGCGCGTAGCTTATTGTCGCCGATTGAGGAATTAGCGCCCAAGCAGCTCGTTCTTTCTGGATTCGCAACCGCATACCCTTCGCTCAACAAAGAGCTCAAGGTTGCCTTGTCTCGGTATCACTCATCAGAATCGCTACCTGTCATTATTCAAAACTCACAGGATAGCTTTGTATTTGCCTACGGTGCGGCTCTCATGGCAATAAAAAATAACAACAATCATTTACGCTCATAG
- a CDS encoding ASCH domain-containing protein codes for MDDKSQRYLDKFLNSLSEQTRLKYQSFSSDYFCGDEYNANLCAELIKQGKKTATCSMAYWYESGEEPMPTVGHLQVVTDWHGNPICIIEIDTVTQCPYNAVTAEFAKAEGEGDLSLEWWREAHWNFFSKECDELKIEPQQDMMLVLERFHVVYQ; via the coding sequence ATGGACGACAAATCACAACGCTATTTAGACAAATTTCTCAATTCGCTCTCAGAACAGACACGTCTCAAGTACCAATCTTTCAGCTCCGACTATTTCTGCGGCGACGAATACAATGCCAATTTGTGCGCAGAACTTATTAAACAGGGTAAGAAAACCGCAACTTGCAGCATGGCCTATTGGTATGAGTCTGGAGAAGAGCCGATGCCTACCGTTGGTCACCTGCAGGTGGTGACCGATTGGCATGGCAATCCGATCTGCATTATTGAAATAGACACCGTTACTCAATGCCCTTACAACGCAGTAACCGCAGAATTTGCCAAGGCAGAAGGTGAAGGTGACCTGTCTTTAGAATGGTGGAGAGAAGCGCATTGGAATTTCTTTTCGAAAGAGTGTGATGAGCTCAAGATTGAACCTCAGCAAGATATGATGTTGGTTCTTGAGCGTTTCCATGTGGTATATCAATAA
- a CDS encoding dihydrofolate reductase family protein: MSNIVFIAASLDGYIADKEGGLDWLQSVPNPDNDDLGYNALMERVDALVMGRNTMDIVLSFGIDWPYTKPVYVLSNTLTEVPTELEGKVFLVKGELSTIVSDLNKQGLKDLYIDGGVTIQSFLKEDLIDEMIITTIPILLGGGSPLFGELTSPLHFELKNSETYLGQIVQSQFIRKR; encoded by the coding sequence ATGTCGAACATCGTGTTTATTGCAGCCAGCCTTGATGGGTATATCGCAGACAAAGAAGGTGGCCTAGATTGGCTACAATCCGTTCCTAACCCAGACAATGATGACTTAGGTTATAACGCGCTAATGGAACGTGTGGACGCTCTCGTTATGGGCCGTAATACAATGGACATCGTTCTGAGTTTTGGCATTGACTGGCCTTATACCAAGCCTGTGTATGTACTTAGCAACACACTCACGGAAGTGCCTACTGAACTTGAGGGTAAAGTGTTCTTGGTGAAAGGAGAACTCAGCACCATCGTCAGCGATCTCAATAAACAGGGATTAAAGGATCTCTACATTGATGGCGGTGTGACGATTCAGAGCTTCTTAAAAGAAGATCTGATTGATGAGATGATCATCACCACCATTCCTATTCTACTTGGTGGTGGCTCTCCACTGTTTGGTGAGCTTACATCTCCCCTCCATTTTGAGTTGAAAAACAGTGAGACTTATTTGGGGCAAATTGTACAGAGTCAGTTCATCAGAAAGCGCTAA
- a CDS encoding GntR family transcriptional regulator, which produces MDTSAITRLQRDLLFKVITRLKEENAIAGSSLNESSLAQQFEVSRTPMRAVLKHLSDQGVAKSVPYKGFVLQIDACDIETAEQSNQEQARQEQLYLRLLMDIFFGEISDSFSENELQQRYGANRGEIQSVLRLLESDAIFRRSPGYKWQLDGVLNSLERHTESYRCRLIFEPAGLLEPTWKLKRDAFEKCRERHIQAIKNPDSVTASQLFTLSADFHEILAASSGNRFLLGMMQQQNRLRKATDLVSMHIQSSVSRSCQRRLDIMDLVLEGNNQIASEKLAQLLENDVRVMKRTYQDVMNVSQEQREQIINSISLKNG; this is translated from the coding sequence ATGGACACATCAGCAATCACACGACTTCAACGAGATCTTCTCTTCAAAGTGATAACACGACTCAAAGAAGAAAACGCCATTGCAGGCAGTAGTTTGAATGAATCATCGCTTGCCCAGCAGTTTGAGGTCTCTCGTACTCCGATGCGAGCTGTGCTCAAACACTTGTCCGATCAAGGTGTGGCCAAATCCGTTCCATACAAGGGGTTTGTGCTGCAGATCGATGCTTGTGATATCGAAACTGCAGAGCAAAGCAACCAAGAGCAAGCCCGCCAAGAGCAGCTTTACCTGAGATTGCTGATGGATATCTTTTTCGGCGAGATCAGCGATTCGTTTTCGGAAAATGAACTCCAGCAACGCTATGGTGCCAATCGTGGCGAGATACAATCTGTCCTCAGACTGCTAGAAAGCGATGCCATTTTCCGACGCAGCCCTGGCTACAAATGGCAGTTAGACGGGGTACTCAACTCTCTTGAAAGGCATACCGAAAGTTACCGATGCCGTTTAATTTTTGAGCCAGCTGGCCTGCTTGAACCAACGTGGAAGCTAAAACGTGACGCGTTTGAGAAGTGTCGTGAGCGCCATATTCAAGCAATCAAGAATCCAGACTCAGTCACCGCTAGCCAGCTTTTCACGCTCAGTGCCGACTTCCATGAAATTCTCGCCGCAAGTTCAGGAAACCGATTTTTGCTCGGTATGATGCAGCAGCAAAACCGACTGCGTAAGGCGACCGATTTAGTCTCTATGCACATCCAGTCTTCTGTCAGCCGCTCATGCCAACGACGTCTAGACATCATGGATCTCGTTTTAGAAGGGAATAACCAGATAGCTTCGGAGAAGCTAGCTCAGTTACTTGAAAATGACGTTCGAGTTATGAAGCGTACCTACCAAGACGTGATGAATGTATCTCAAGAGCAACGAGAGCAGATCATCAATAGTATTTCTCTAAAAAACGGCTAA